From Garra rufa chromosome 19, GarRuf1.0, whole genome shotgun sequence, the proteins below share one genomic window:
- the rab27b gene encoding ras-related protein Rab-27B, which produces MTDGDYDYLIKLLALGDSGVGKTTFLYRYTDNKFNPKFITTVGIDFREKRVVYTTNSPNGTTGKTFKVHLQLWDTAGQERFRSLTTAFFRDAMGFLLMFDLTSQQSFLNVRNWMSQLQANAYCENPDIVLVGNKADLNDQREVQEKQAKELADKYGIPYFETSAATGAEVDKAVVTLLDLVMKRMEQCVDKPAADAHNTDGTSKLDAAAANEKKCAC; this is translated from the exons ATGACCGATGGAGATTACGACTATCTGATCAAACTCCTGGCTCTCGGGGACTCCGGAGTGGGCAAGACCACCTTCCTCTACCGCTACACTGACAACAAGTTCAACCCCAAATTCATCACCACCGTGGGCATCGATTTCAGGGAAAAGAGAGTG GTTTATACGACAAACAGCCCCAATGGAACGACAGGAAAGACGTTTAAGGTTCACCTGCAGCTCTGGGACACGGCGGGACAGGAAAG GTTCAGGAGTTTGACCACGGCGTTCTTCAGGGATGCCATGGGTTTCCTGCTCATGTTCGATCTGACCAGCCAGCAGAGTTTCCTCAACGTCAGGAACTGGATGA GTCAGCTCCAGGCTAACGCGTATTGTGAGAATCCAGATATTGTTCTTGTGGGTAATAAAGCTGATCTGAACGACCAGAGAGAAGTTCAGGAGAAACAAGCGAAAGAACTAGCGGACAAATACgg AATTCCCTACTTCGAGACGAGTGCGGCGACCGGTGCGGAGGTGGACAAGGCGGTGGTGACGCTGCTGGATCTGGTGATGAAGAGGATGGAGCAGTGTGTGGACAAACCTGCGGCAGACGCGCACAACACAGACGGCACCAGCAAACTGGACGCCGCGGCGGCCAACGAGAAGAAGTGTGCGTGTTAA